The following proteins come from a genomic window of Candidatus Blochmanniella vafra str. BVAF:
- a CDS encoding urease accessory protein UreD translates to MIKDVWLYKLHDGWLGKLELSFSLKKRRSVLVKNSHLGPFMVQKSFYPEDDEMTPHVYLLHPPGGMVGGDQLRLLVNLEPGSRALLTTPSFSKFYRTNGKVAYQENFFRIKSNAVLEWIPQGNIFLPKSKARIHTTFQLDKGACMISFEILCFGSTNIIGVHEIPKKIDVSLYICKFGCVGLRDRLRVSDQQENCVNTQLGGFKISAFLFAIPANLMMLKQVQQLVRSIVDEQIGGATLLNTLLIVRLLGNDSHKLRKLLFRIWSIIRPVIIGKKAVIPRVWFT, encoded by the coding sequence GTGATAAAAGATGTGTGGTTATATAAATTGCATGATGGGTGGTTGGGAAAATTAGAATTAAGTTTTTCTTTGAAAAAAAGACGCAGTGTATTAGTGAAAAATAGTCATTTGGGCCCATTTATGGTACAAAAAAGTTTTTATCCAGAAGATGATGAAATGACACCTCATGTATATTTATTACATCCTCCTGGAGGAATGGTAGGTGGAGATCAATTGCGGTTATTAGTAAATTTGGAACCTGGAAGTCGTGCATTGCTAACTACTCCTAGTTTCAGTAAATTTTATAGAACTAATGGAAAGGTAGCATATCAAGAAAATTTCTTTAGAATAAAAAGTAATGCTGTTTTAGAATGGATCCCTCAAGGTAATATTTTTTTGCCTAAATCGAAGGCACGAATACATACGACTTTTCAGTTGGACAAAGGAGCTTGCATGATTTCATTTGAAATTCTATGTTTTGGTAGTACTAATATTATTGGAGTGCATGAAATTCCAAAAAAAATAGATGTTTCTTTATATATATGTAAATTTGGTTGTGTTGGGTTAAGAGATCGTTTAAGAGTTAGTGATCAACAAGAGAATTGTGTTAACACCCAATTGGGTGGATTTAAAATTAGTGCTTTTTTATTTGCAATTCCAGCGAATTTAATGATGTTAAAACAAGTTCAACAATTAGTGCGATCTATTGTAGATGAGCAAATAGGAGGGGCGACATTATTAAATACATTATTAATAGTGAGGTTATTAGGTAATGATAGTCACAAGCTAAGAAAGTTGTTGTTTAGAATTTGGAGTATAATACGTCCTGTTATAATTGGTAAAAAAGCTGTGATACCACGTGTGTGGTTTACATAA
- a CDS encoding urease subunit beta, whose protein sequence is MIPGELYIIDGLIELNSGRRYSTVMVLNYGDRPVQVGSHFHFYEVNNFLKFNRDVAIGFRLNIPSGTSIRFEPGQTRKVELVQYSGKLKIFGFCKKIMRRLS, encoded by the coding sequence ATGATTCCAGGTGAGTTGTATATAATAGATGGATTAATAGAGTTAAATTCTGGACGAAGATATTCTACTGTTATGGTTTTAAATTATGGAGACAGGCCAGTACAAGTTGGATCTCATTTTCATTTTTATGAGGTAAATAATTTTTTGAAATTTAATAGAGATGTTGCTATTGGGTTTCGATTAAATATTCCATCAGGAACATCAATACGGTTTGAACCAGGTCAAACTAGAAAAGTAGAGTTAGTGCAATATTCAGGAAAATTAAAAATTTTTGGTTTTTGCAAAAAAATTATGAGGAGATTAAGTTAA
- the der gene encoding ribosome biogenesis GTPase Der: MDKKELFIVVLVGQKNVGKSTLFNRLTQNYRALVADYFGVTRDRQYGYIQHKNDKCIIVDTGGVDESSDSFLQNAINYQTNLAIREADIVLFVVNGRAYESSIDYNIIGNLRKLGKNNIFVVINKIDNFRFKNKNLETKYSYYSFGIKEVIVISAMHGYGIDILLDKIFLKIKKEVFLDKKNTLCLIDKKNKKTVSLVSENNSIKLAVVGRPNSGKSTFINYVVQESRVITSSIPGTTRDSVYIPIICYNQKYMLIDTAGIRRGNNKYIDNLPERISVLKTFQVIKDAHVILLIIDINEGIVDQDLSLLNFIIRHGRSLVIALNKWDNFSPLIKNSKSIILQSLTRKLNFLGFSTVKMHFISSLYGYGVKLLFKSIEKIHFDASKIINTVFLTSIMNKAITECTPPFVSKVRGGGIPKFKYVHIGGYDPITIIIYGTQINRLPNEYRKYLKKYFCRALNFDGIFFHLKFKEGVKSMSY, translated from the coding sequence ATGGATAAAAAAGAATTGTTTATTGTCGTTTTAGTTGGTCAAAAAAATGTAGGGAAATCTACTTTATTTAATAGGTTAACTCAAAATTATCGAGCGTTAGTGGCAGATTATTTTGGTGTTACTAGGGATAGGCAGTATGGTTATATTCAACATAAAAATGATAAATGTATTATTGTAGATACAGGAGGAGTTGACGAATCTAGTGATTCGTTCCTTCAAAACGCTATTAATTATCAAACAAATTTAGCTATTCGAGAGGCTGATATTGTATTGTTTGTGGTAAATGGACGTGCTTATGAATCATCAATAGATTATAATATTATTGGTAATTTGCGTAAATTAGGAAAAAATAATATATTTGTCGTGATCAATAAAATTGATAATTTCAGGTTTAAAAATAAAAATTTAGAAACTAAGTATAGTTATTATTCTTTTGGAATAAAGGAAGTAATAGTTATTTCTGCGATGCATGGGTATGGAATTGATATTTTACTAGATAAGATTTTCTTAAAAATTAAAAAAGAAGTTTTTTTAGATAAAAAAAACACATTATGTCTTATAGATAAGAAAAATAAAAAAACAGTATCGTTAGTTTCTGAGAATAATTCTATAAAATTGGCCGTGGTAGGGAGACCAAATTCTGGCAAGTCTACTTTTATAAATTACGTGGTACAAGAAAGTCGTGTGATTACTTCTAGTATTCCAGGTACCACTAGAGATTCTGTATATATACCTATTATTTGTTATAACCAAAAGTATATGTTAATTGATACAGCAGGGATAAGACGTGGGAATAATAAATATATTGATAATTTACCTGAACGAATATCTGTTTTAAAAACATTTCAAGTCATTAAAGATGCTCATGTAATTTTATTAATAATTGATATTAATGAAGGAATTGTAGATCAGGATTTATCTTTATTAAATTTTATTATACGTCATGGTAGATCGTTAGTAATAGCTTTAAACAAATGGGATAATTTTTCTCCTTTGATAAAAAATTCTAAATCAATTATTTTGCAATCCTTAACAAGGAAACTAAATTTTTTAGGATTTTCAACAGTTAAAATGCATTTTATTTCTTCATTATATGGATATGGAGTAAAATTATTGTTTAAATCTATAGAAAAAATACATTTTGATGCTTCAAAAATTATTAATACGGTTTTTTTAACTAGTATAATGAATAAAGCTATTACGGAATGTACTCCACCATTTGTATCAAAAGTAAGAGGAGGGGGTATTCCGAAGTTTAAGTATGTGCATATCGGAGGATATGATCCTATAACTATCATTATTTATGGAACTCAAATTAATAGGTTACCTAATGAATATAGAAAATATTTGAAAAAATATTTTTGTCGTGCTTTAAATTTTGATGGAATTTTTTTTCATTTAAAATTTAAAGAGGGTGTTAAATCTATGTCTTATTAA
- the guaB gene encoding IMP dehydrogenase: protein MLRFSFQEALTFDDVSLVPERSSVLPIEAILKTRLTNSVFLNIPIVSAAMDTVTESNLAIAIAQEGGVGFIHKNMSLIEQINEVSRVKRHESGVVTNPQCVSPNTTLLEVKERTRRNGFAGYPVVVNKNELVGIVTSRDVRFIDNLNTLVSNVMTPKAQLVTVCEKKDREIVLAKMHEKRVEKILLVDSSFHLKGMITAKDFEKSERKPNACKDKDGRLRVGAAIGINTDYKSRIDGLVKAGLDILLIDSSHGHSESVLNYISTIRKLYPDLPIIGGNVVTTEGALALKKVGVNAVKVGIGPGSICTTRIVTGVGIPQITAIYNVSRALKNTNIPVIADGGIRFSGDIAKAIAAGAHCVMVGSLLAGTEESPGDIEFYQGRSFKSYRGMGSLGAMHRGSSDRYFQQDENVVGKLVPEGIEGRVIYKGKLKTIIHQLMGGLRSCMGLTGCETIDELRTKTKFVRVSYSGMREGHVHDVTIIKEAPNYRLK, encoded by the coding sequence ATGTTGCGTTTTTCTTTTCAGGAAGCATTAACGTTTGATGATGTATCTCTTGTGCCGGAGAGATCTTCTGTGTTGCCTATAGAAGCAATTTTAAAAACTCGATTAACAAATTCTGTTTTTTTAAATATTCCTATTGTATCTGCTGCTATGGACACAGTAACTGAATCTAATTTAGCTATTGCTATAGCTCAAGAGGGTGGAGTAGGTTTTATACATAAAAATATGTCTTTAATAGAGCAAATTAACGAAGTGAGTCGTGTAAAACGTCATGAAAGTGGTGTAGTTACTAATCCTCAGTGCGTTTCTCCTAATACTACATTATTGGAAGTAAAAGAAAGAACTCGTCGTAATGGTTTTGCTGGGTATCCAGTAGTAGTGAATAAAAATGAATTAGTAGGTATTGTGACCAGTAGAGATGTACGTTTTATAGATAATTTAAATACTTTAGTTTCCAATGTTATGACTCCTAAAGCTCAATTAGTGACAGTATGTGAAAAGAAAGATCGAGAAATAGTACTTGCTAAGATGCACGAGAAAAGAGTAGAAAAGATATTATTGGTGGATTCTTCATTTCATTTAAAAGGAATGATTACTGCAAAGGATTTTGAAAAATCAGAGCGTAAACCAAATGCATGTAAAGATAAGGATGGACGATTACGAGTTGGAGCAGCAATAGGTATAAACACAGATTATAAGAGTAGAATTGATGGGTTAGTTAAAGCTGGTTTGGATATTTTATTAATTGATTCTTCTCATGGACATTCGGAAAGTGTATTGAATTATATTTCAACGATTCGGAAATTGTATCCTGATTTACCTATTATAGGGGGGAATGTTGTTACTACAGAAGGAGCATTAGCTTTAAAAAAAGTTGGAGTTAATGCAGTGAAGGTTGGGATAGGCCCGGGGTCTATATGTACAACACGGATTGTCACTGGAGTGGGAATTCCTCAAATTACTGCTATATATAATGTATCTAGAGCATTAAAGAATACTAATATACCTGTTATTGCTGATGGAGGAATTAGATTTTCTGGAGATATAGCTAAAGCGATAGCAGCTGGAGCACATTGCGTTATGGTTGGTTCTTTATTAGCAGGAACAGAAGAATCTCCAGGAGATATAGAGTTTTATCAGGGCCGATCATTTAAGAGTTACCGAGGGATGGGGTCTTTAGGGGCTATGCATCGGGGTTCATCTGATCGATATTTTCAGCAAGATGAAAATGTTGTTGGAAAATTAGTTCCTGAGGGGATTGAAGGTCGGGTTATCTATAAAGGAAAATTGAAAACGATTATACACCAATTGATGGGGGGATTGCGTTCTTGCATGGGATTAACAGGGTGTGAAACTATTGATGAATTAAGAACGAAAACAAAATTTGTACGAGTCAGTTATTCTGGAATGAGAGAAGGGCATGTGCATGATGTGACAATTATAAAAGAGGCTCCAAATTATCGGTTGAAATAA
- a CDS encoding urease subunit gamma — MKLLPREKDKLLIFMAALVAEKRRNRGLKLNYPEAIALISAVILEGAREGKNVSELMELGKSVLSRNDVMLGVPEMISNVQVEATFPDGTKLVTIHDPII, encoded by the coding sequence ATGAAATTATTACCCAGAGAAAAAGATAAGTTATTAATATTCATGGCTGCTTTAGTAGCAGAAAAAAGACGTAATAGAGGGTTAAAATTAAATTATCCTGAAGCTATAGCTTTGATAAGTGCTGTTATTTTAGAAGGTGCTCGTGAGGGTAAAAATGTATCTGAATTAATGGAATTAGGTAAATCTGTGTTAAGTAGAAATGATGTAATGTTAGGAGTGCCAGAAATGATTTCTAATGTTCAGGTAGAAGCTACTTTTCCTGATGGGACTAAGTTAGTAACCATACATGATCCAATAATTTAA
- the hisS gene encoding histidine--tRNA ligase has protein sequence MMKKIQSIRGMHDCLPQDAVLWQSVENILKTVLNSYGYNEIRFPIVEFTDLFKRAIGEVTDVVEKEMYNFNDRNGNNLTLRPEGTAGCVRAGIEHSLFYHQEQRLWYMGPMFRRERPQKGRYRQFHQFSIEAFGQIGPDIEVELILIIVRCWKMLGISEHLTLELNSIGLLSSRIIYRSKLINFLEKNKDSLNSDAIRRLYSNPIRILDTKDVQLKKLLMKAPILYDYLDEYSKNHFNKLCKLLDLSGVSYVVNPYLVRGLDYYNSTVFEWVTNRLGVQKTICAGGRYDELTKQLGGQSVPAVGLSIGLERLLLLMKDVDNNAIVASSCVYIDVYVINLSCCFQQYSFMLSEHIRNELPFLRLMMNQGGGNFDKQFNRAIKNNSRFVLIINDHNVYEKTVVLKDLVCKSQETVSYTEVIKKFKNLY, from the coding sequence GTGATGAAAAAAATTCAATCTATTCGTGGTATGCATGATTGTTTGCCTCAGGATGCTGTTTTATGGCAGAGTGTAGAAAATATTCTCAAAACTGTATTAAATAGTTATGGGTATAATGAAATTAGGTTTCCTATTGTTGAATTTACAGATTTATTTAAAAGAGCGATCGGGGAAGTAACAGATGTTGTCGAGAAAGAAATGTATAATTTTAATGATAGGAATGGAAATAATTTAACATTAAGACCAGAAGGTACGGCTGGGTGTGTTCGAGCTGGAATTGAACATTCTTTATTTTATCATCAAGAACAACGTTTGTGGTATATGGGGCCAATGTTTCGTAGAGAGCGTCCCCAAAAAGGTAGATATAGACAATTTCATCAATTTAGTATAGAGGCTTTTGGACAAATTGGCCCAGATATAGAGGTTGAATTAATTTTAATTATTGTGCGTTGTTGGAAGATGTTAGGAATTAGTGAGCATTTGACGTTAGAATTAAATTCTATTGGATTATTATCATCTCGAATAATATATCGATCTAAATTAATAAATTTTTTAGAAAAAAATAAAGATAGTTTAAATAGTGATGCAATTCGTCGATTATATTCTAACCCGATTCGTATTTTAGATACAAAAGATGTTCAACTTAAAAAGTTATTGATGAAAGCGCCGATTTTATATGATTATTTAGATGAGTATTCTAAGAATCATTTTAATAAATTATGTAAATTATTGGATTTATCTGGAGTGTCTTATGTTGTTAATCCATATTTAGTTCGTGGATTAGATTATTATAATAGTACGGTTTTTGAGTGGGTGACAAATAGATTAGGGGTTCAAAAAACTATTTGCGCAGGTGGGCGTTATGATGAGTTAACAAAACAGTTAGGAGGGCAATCCGTACCAGCCGTAGGATTATCAATAGGATTAGAACGTTTATTATTATTGATGAAAGATGTGGATAATAATGCTATTGTAGCTTCTTCATGTGTATATATAGATGTATATGTAATTAATTTAAGTTGTTGTTTTCAACAGTATTCTTTTATGTTATCAGAACATATTAGAAATGAATTACCGTTTTTACGTTTAATGATGAATCAGGGGGGTGGAAATTTTGATAAACAGTTTAATCGAGCTATAAAAAATAATTCCCGATTTGTTTTAATTATCAATGATCACAATGTTTATGAAAAAACTGTTGTTTTAAAAGACTTGGTGTGTAAAAGCCAAGAAACTGTTTCATATACTGAGGTTATTAAAAAATTTAAAAATTTGTATTAA
- the mqo gene encoding malate dehydrogenase (quinone), with product MNSNTFDQTPVQLNKKNVLPPIDVVLIGAGIMSTTLGMFIAMLEPNWKINVYERLHKPAQESSNAWNNAGTGHASFCELNYTEYNDVDKSINIEKALSINTAFELSLQFWAFLTKNNILKNPKSFIRNIPHISFVTDDKHISFLRKRFQALKTNNIFNGMIYSENSKQIESWIPLIMTGRNKNQKVAATYMEMGTDVDFEEITQQILNQLNKNSNFNIYFQHNVTSIQPHNNNTCWNISIINTQHKNKQNVYAKHVFIGGGGQSLNLLQTSGIRETKGYAGFPVGGQFLITYNPKIVSQHSAKVYGQSSLNMPPMSVPHMDARILNGNKVLLFGPFATFSGKFLKYGSWWDLFYSLNKHNLIPIIQAGLDNKFLIKYLIHQVTMSHKDRINSLKKFYPEAHIKDWSLIQAGQRVQIIKKNQHNRGTLQFGTEIVSSNNGSLSALLGASPGASIAVSIAIRLLHIMFNTQIHSSAWQTKLQEIIPVYSQYIQNNNIIITNQLIKNTRDALSLTFTE from the coding sequence ATGAACAGTAATACTTTTGATCAAACACCTGTGCAATTAAATAAAAAAAATGTACTCCCCCCTATTGATGTTGTATTAATTGGAGCCGGCATTATGAGCACAACCTTAGGGATGTTTATAGCAATGCTGGAACCAAACTGGAAAATAAATGTATATGAACGACTACATAAACCAGCTCAAGAGAGCTCTAATGCCTGGAATAATGCAGGTACAGGACATGCTTCATTTTGTGAATTAAATTACACCGAATATAACGATGTAGATAAATCCATTAATATTGAAAAAGCACTCTCAATAAATACCGCATTTGAATTATCATTACAATTTTGGGCTTTTTTAACTAAAAACAATATTTTAAAAAATCCTAAATCTTTTATACGAAATATTCCACACATCAGTTTTGTAACTGATGATAAACATATTTCCTTTTTAAGGAAACGTTTTCAAGCTTTAAAAACAAACAACATTTTTAATGGAATGATTTACTCTGAAAATTCTAAACAAATAGAGTCATGGATTCCTCTTATTATGACAGGAAGAAACAAAAATCAAAAGGTAGCTGCTACATATATGGAAATGGGAACAGATGTAGATTTTGAAGAAATTACCCAACAAATATTAAACCAATTAAATAAAAATTCTAATTTTAATATATACTTCCAACACAACGTAACAAGCATACAGCCTCATAACAATAATACTTGTTGGAATATATCTATAATTAATACACAACATAAAAATAAACAAAACGTTTATGCAAAACACGTATTTATTGGAGGAGGAGGACAATCTCTTAATCTATTACAAACTTCTGGTATTCGAGAAACTAAAGGATATGCCGGATTTCCAGTAGGAGGACAATTTCTCATTACATACAACCCCAAAATAGTATCACAACATTCAGCAAAAGTATACGGTCAATCCTCTCTTAATATGCCTCCTATGTCAGTCCCGCATATGGATGCTCGTATACTTAATGGAAATAAAGTTTTATTATTTGGCCCTTTTGCAACCTTTAGTGGAAAATTTTTAAAATATGGATCTTGGTGGGATTTATTTTATTCTTTAAATAAACATAATTTAATCCCAATAATCCAAGCTGGATTAGACAATAAATTTTTAATTAAATACCTAATTCATCAAGTAACCATGTCTCATAAGGATCGAATCAATTCTCTTAAAAAATTTTATCCTGAAGCACATATTAAAGATTGGTCATTAATACAAGCGGGACAACGGGTACAAATTATAAAAAAAAACCAACATAATAGAGGTACACTACAATTTGGGACAGAAATAGTCAGTTCAAATAATGGATCTTTATCCGCGCTTCTTGGAGCCTCTCCAGGAGCATCAATTGCAGTATCAATAGCAATAAGATTACTACATATTATGTTTAATACACAAATACACAGTAGTGCTTGGCAAACTAAACTTCAAGAAATAATACCAGTATATTCTCAATATATTCAAAATAATAATATCATTATAACAAATCAACTCATAAAAAATACAAGAGATGCATTATCTTTAACCTTTACAGAATAA
- the ispG gene encoding flavodoxin-dependent (E)-4-hydroxy-3-methylbut-2-enyl-diphosphate synthase, with the protein MNNLTNIIRRKSTRIYVGNVPIGDGAPIAVQSMVNTRTVDVSGTVNQINDLKKAGVDIVRVSIPTMDAAEAFKQIKLKVVNVPLVADIHFDYRIALKAAEYGADCLRINPGNIGNNNRIRAVVDCARDKNIAIRIGVNSGSLERDLVDKYKDSSVERILLESAMRHIDILDKFNFHQFKVSVKSSDLFSTLRAYKEISSKIEQPLHVGLTESGLLRNGTVKSSIALGLLLLEGIGDTIRVSLAADPVEEVKVAFDILRALKIRSRGINFIACPGCARQEFNVIDVVNELEKKVCDVTTSMDVSIIGCVVNGPGESLSSTIGVAGAKNKSGIYENGIRQKERCDNSSIVDELERRIRAKSITS; encoded by the coding sequence ATGAATAATTTGACTAATATTATTCGTCGGAAATCTACTCGTATATATGTTGGTAATGTTCCAATAGGAGATGGTGCACCTATTGCGGTTCAGTCTATGGTAAATACTCGGACTGTAGATGTTTCAGGAACAGTTAATCAAATTAACGACTTAAAGAAAGCAGGAGTTGATATTGTACGGGTATCGATTCCTACGATGGATGCAGCTGAAGCGTTTAAACAAATCAAACTTAAAGTTGTTAATGTACCGTTAGTGGCTGATATTCATTTTGATTATCGTATTGCATTGAAAGCTGCAGAATATGGTGCTGATTGTTTAAGGATTAATCCTGGTAATATTGGTAACAATAATCGTATTAGAGCTGTAGTAGATTGCGCTCGAGACAAAAATATTGCTATTAGAATTGGAGTGAATTCTGGATCTTTAGAGCGTGATTTAGTAGATAAATATAAAGACAGTTCTGTAGAACGTATTTTATTAGAGTCTGCAATGCGTCATATAGATATTTTAGATAAATTTAATTTTCATCAATTTAAGGTAAGCGTTAAATCTTCGGATTTATTTTCTACCTTACGTGCATATAAAGAAATATCATCAAAAATTGAGCAACCGTTACATGTAGGTTTGACTGAGTCTGGATTATTACGAAATGGAACAGTTAAATCTTCAATAGCATTAGGGTTGTTATTACTGGAAGGAATTGGAGATACTATACGTGTGTCATTAGCTGCCGATCCTGTCGAAGAGGTTAAAGTGGCATTTGATATTTTAAGAGCTTTAAAGATTAGAAGCAGAGGGATAAATTTTATAGCTTGCCCAGGGTGTGCAAGGCAGGAATTTAATGTCATTGATGTAGTAAATGAGTTAGAGAAAAAGGTATGTGATGTTACAACTTCTATGGATGTATCTATTATTGGATGTGTAGTAAATGGGCCGGGTGAGTCATTATCATCAACTATTGGAGTTGCAGGGGCTAAAAATAAAAGCGGGATATATGAAAATGGCATTAGACAAAAAGAACGTTGCGATAATTCATCTATAGTCGATGAGTTAGAGCGTCGAATTCGAGCTAAATCTATCACATCGTAA
- the guaA gene encoding glutamine-hydrolyzing GMP synthase, translating to MQCTKYRILVVDFGSQYTQLVLKRIRELGVYSVSYAWNCNVSKFYELNPHGIILSGGPCSVTQKDNPCIPSVIFKLNIPILGICYGMQIMVAQLGGTVRYSDNQGEFGYARVKIVTENILVNGIYDSTNRDGYRILDVWMSHRDVVTVIPDEFNIVGLTQYNKIAIMAHKKYHWYGVQFHPEVTHTKKGNNILNRFVTDICKCESFWKPSNIIKDIIKTVRAVVGRDRVVLAFSGGIDSCVTALLLKYAIGNNFVCVFVNNGLLCYDEIEKLSSFKKKYQYLNIVCLSEEKRFLSALVGVVDPEEKRKVVGRVFIEIFETYINSDKVKNIKWLVQGTVCSDVIESGISAVYNNSTPNVIKSHHNVGGLPDYLNIKLLEPIKTLFKDEVRKIGLRLGLPQDVVYKHPFPGPGMAVRILGEVKEEYCNILRQADQIFIEELRNRNLYTKINQAFAVFLPISSVGVQGDNRKYKWVIALRAVETIDFMTAKWVNLPYDFLDKVSNRIVNEIQDVSRVVYDISSKPPATIEWE from the coding sequence ATGCAATGCACTAAATATCGGATTTTGGTTGTGGATTTTGGATCTCAATATACTCAATTAGTTTTGAAAAGAATTAGGGAATTGGGAGTTTATTCTGTTTCATATGCTTGGAATTGTAACGTATCGAAATTTTATGAACTAAATCCTCATGGCATTATTCTTTCTGGAGGTCCATGTAGTGTAACTCAGAAAGATAATCCATGTATTCCTAGTGTTATTTTTAAATTAAATATTCCAATACTGGGAATATGTTACGGTATGCAAATTATGGTTGCCCAATTAGGCGGCACGGTGCGATATTCTGATAATCAAGGAGAGTTTGGTTATGCTCGAGTAAAGATTGTTACCGAAAATATATTAGTGAATGGTATTTATGATTCTACTAATCGAGACGGGTATAGAATATTAGATGTGTGGATGAGTCATAGGGATGTAGTTACTGTTATTCCTGATGAGTTTAATATTGTTGGTTTAACTCAATATAATAAGATTGCTATTATGGCTCATAAAAAATATCATTGGTATGGGGTACAATTTCACCCAGAAGTTACTCATACTAAAAAAGGGAATAATATTTTAAATAGATTTGTTACCGATATTTGTAAATGTGAATCTTTTTGGAAACCGAGTAATATTATTAAAGATATTATTAAAACAGTGAGAGCAGTAGTGGGTAGGGATAGAGTAGTGCTTGCTTTTTCTGGAGGGATTGATTCGTGTGTTACTGCTTTATTATTAAAATATGCAATTGGTAATAATTTTGTGTGTGTGTTTGTGAATAATGGGTTGTTATGTTATGATGAAATTGAAAAACTTAGTAGTTTTAAAAAAAAGTATCAATATTTAAACATTGTGTGCTTATCAGAGGAGAAACGATTTTTAAGTGCTTTAGTTGGTGTTGTGGATCCAGAAGAAAAAAGGAAAGTAGTGGGTAGGGTATTTATAGAAATATTTGAAACATATATTAATAGCGATAAAGTAAAAAATATTAAATGGCTTGTTCAGGGGACTGTATGTTCAGATGTAATTGAATCTGGTATATCTGCAGTGTATAATAATTCAACACCTAATGTAATTAAATCCCATCATAATGTAGGAGGTCTGCCGGATTATTTAAATATAAAATTATTAGAACCTATAAAAACATTATTTAAAGATGAAGTACGTAAAATTGGTTTGAGATTGGGGTTACCTCAGGACGTAGTATATAAACACCCATTTCCAGGACCTGGAATGGCTGTGAGGATATTAGGAGAAGTAAAAGAGGAATATTGTAATATATTAAGACAAGCAGATCAAATATTTATTGAAGAGCTTCGTAATAGAAATTTATATACTAAAATTAATCAAGCGTTTGCAGTGTTTTTGCCTATATCTTCAGTAGGAGTACAAGGAGATAATCGTAAATATAAATGGGTTATAGCGTTAAGAGCAGTGGAAACAATAGATTTTATGACTGCTAAATGGGTAAATTTACCTTATGATTTTTTAGATAAAGTATCTAATCGGATTGTGAATGAAATTCAGGATGTATCTCGTGTCGTATATGACATTTCGTCTAAACCTCCTGCTACTATTGAATGGGAATGA